One part of the Dasypus novemcinctus isolate mDasNov1 chromosome 27, mDasNov1.1.hap2, whole genome shotgun sequence genome encodes these proteins:
- the LOC101436152 gene encoding olfactory receptor 10N1-like, whose product MRNHTELHEFILMGIPQTEGLEPVLFVIFSFIYFFTLFGNLLILIAIYSSSTLHTPMYFFLGLLSIFDMFFPSVTCPKMLFYLSGQSRAISYKGCVAQLFFYHFLGSTEGCLYSVMACDRFVAICFPLRYMLIMKPRICVGLVIGTWLVGCLHATILTSFTFHLTYCVPSHVNYYFCDMPALLPLACTDSSLAQKVGSTNVSLLTLMLLLSICVFYNRIGIAILRIRSAEGRQKAFSTCSAHLTAILCAFGPVIIIYLQPAPKPLLGAVVQILNNLVSPMLNSLIYSLRNKEVKRSLKRVFHNVVNTILE is encoded by the coding sequence ATGAGGAATCACACAGAGCTGCATGAGTTCATCCTGATGGGAATACCTCAGACAGAGGGACTGGAACCTGTGCTCTTTGTCATCTTTTCATTCATCTACTTCTTCACCCTATTTGGCAACTTGCTCATCCTCATAGCCATTTattcttcctctaccctccacacccccatgtatttcttcctgggACTCTTATCTATTTTTGATATGTTCTTCCCCTCTGTAACCTGTCCCAAGATGCTCTTCTACCTCTCAGGACAGAGCCGAGCCATCTCCTACAAGGGATGTGTGGCACAGCTCTTCTTCTatcattttctggggtccaccgAAGGCTGCCTCTATTCTGTGATGGCTTGTGACCGCTTTGTTgccatctgcttccctctgaggTACATGCTCATCATGAAACCCAGAATTTGTGTGGGTTTGGTCATAGGGACCTGGTTGGTGGGTTGTCTTCATGCCACCATATTGACTTCCTTTACCTTTCATTTAACCTACTGTGTCCCCAGTCATGTCAACTACTACTTCTGTGACATGCCTGCTCTCTTACCCCTGGCATGTACTGACAGCTCACTGGCCCAGAAGGTGGGATCCACTAATGTTAGCCTTCTGACTTTAATGCTTTTACTCAGTATTTGTGTCTTCTACAATCGCATTGGAATTGCCATTTTGAGGATCCGTTCAGCAGAAGGCCGGCAGAAAGCTTTCTCCACCTGTAGTGCCCACCTCACTGCAATACTCTGTGCCTTTGGACCTGTGATCATCATATATCTGCAGCCTGCACCCAAACCCTTGCTTGGTGCCGTAGTGCAAATCCTAAATAATCTAGTCTCACCCATGCTGAACTCATTAATATATTCCTTAAGGAACAAGGAAGTGAAAAGGTCACTGAAAAGGGTGTTCCATAATGTAGTAAATACCATTCTGGAATAA